One window of Candidatus Limnocylindria bacterium genomic DNA carries:
- a CDS encoding antibiotic biosynthesis monooxygenase — MKYTVTVRARLRHDQAAAKRYHDEVTRATKDAAKKAGDLTHRVFLDPRDPKAFFGVDEWSSLEGIESFAGSPQIREFFAKLFEGEPEVHVWVDSDWNAW; from the coding sequence GTGAAGTACACCGTGACCGTCCGCGCGAGGCTCCGCCACGACCAAGCGGCGGCCAAGAGATACCACGACGAGGTCACCCGGGCGACAAAGGACGCGGCGAAGAAGGCCGGCGATCTCACGCACCGGGTGTTCCTGGATCCCCGCGATCCGAAGGCCTTCTTCGGCGTTGATGAATGGTCCAGCCTCGAGGGGATCGAGAGCTTCGCGGGTTCGCCGCAGATCAGAGAATTCTTCGCCAAGCTCTTCGAGGGCGAGCCCGAGGTCCACGTCTGGGTGGATTCCGACTGGAATGCGTGGTAA
- a CDS encoding BTAD domain-containing putative transcriptional regulator: MRVSICGRVSIEAESAALDGDDLPGRLGRRLLAYAVLNRRRPVGRDELITSLWGDREPEAVDASLDALISKLRSALARLHEPGLELRRSSGGYVLQLPANAFVDRERAWSAIHHVQATRRRGDVRGAWAEAVIAREIVARGFLPGDAGEWIEAERRTLRDIEVQALEAIGEAELAQSRPLEAERVARALVVLEPLRESGYRLLMSALAASGNPAQAARVLEECRAALAAVSLAPSTETLRVFDDISERAD, encoded by the coding sequence GTGCGCGTGTCGATCTGTGGGCGTGTATCAATAGAGGCCGAGTCCGCGGCGCTCGACGGCGACGACCTCCCGGGTCGCCTCGGCAGGCGACTGTTGGCCTACGCGGTGCTCAACCGGCGTCGACCGGTCGGGCGCGACGAGCTCATTACCTCGCTCTGGGGTGACAGGGAACCGGAAGCGGTCGACGCCAGCCTGGATGCCCTCATCAGCAAGCTACGAAGTGCGCTCGCGCGGCTTCACGAGCCAGGGCTCGAGCTGCGGCGCTCCAGCGGGGGGTACGTGTTACAGCTGCCAGCGAACGCCTTCGTCGACCGCGAACGCGCCTGGTCGGCGATCCACCACGTGCAAGCGACGAGACGGAGAGGAGATGTTCGTGGCGCGTGGGCCGAGGCCGTCATCGCGCGTGAGATCGTGGCACGCGGGTTCCTCCCGGGAGACGCGGGTGAGTGGATCGAGGCCGAACGTCGCACGCTGCGCGACATCGAGGTCCAGGCCCTGGAGGCGATCGGCGAGGCGGAACTCGCTCAGTCGCGACCGCTGGAGGCCGAGCGGGTCGCTCGAGCGTTAGTCGTGCTGGAGCCACTGCGCGAGTCGGGCTACCGGCTGCTGATGAGTGCGCTTGCCGCGAGCGGCAACCCGGCGCAGGCGGCGCGCGTCTTGGAGGAGTGCCGCGCAGCTTTAGCGGCCGTCTCTCTTGCGCCGTCCACCGAGACACTTCGCGTGTTCGACGACATCTCCGAGCGCGCCGACTGA